The Tenacibaculum sp. MAR_2010_89 genome has a window encoding:
- the uvrA gene encoding excinuclease ABC subunit UvrA: MKEQEYIEVYGARAHNLKNIDVKIPREKLVVITGLSGSGKSSLAFDTIYAEGQRRYIETFSAYARQFLGGLERPDVDKIDGLSPVISIEQKTTNKSPRSTVGTITEIYDFLRLLFSRAADAYSFNTGEKMVSYSDDQIKNLILKDFDGKRVAVLAPLIKSRKGHYRELFEQISKQGFVKIRVDGEIREIEKGMKLDRYKTHDIEVVIDRLPISNAAEKRLEETIKTALYTGNNILMVIDIDDDKPRYFSRELMCPTTGIAYPNPEPNTFSFNSPKGACNYCNGLGITNEVNFQKIIPDDSISIKNGGIIPLGEQKNSWIFKQLQTIAERYQFKLTDPINKIPKEAKGIILNGGKESFTIKSKAAGVTRKYEIDFEGIVAFIENQYKDTDSSSIKRWAKGFMDEVSCSVCEGKRLKKEALHFKIVNNNISDLAQMDVTELANWFKNIESEFSEKQLKIASEILKEIRTRIQFLLDVGLDYLTLDRTSKSLSGGEAQRIRLATQIGSQLVGVLYILDEPSIGLHQRDNEKLINSLIKLRDVGNSVLVVEHDEDMIKHADFVFDIGPGAGRHGGEVVSQGTFEDLKSHKTLTADYLSKRKTIEVPTKRREGNGKTIKLSGASGNNLKNVSVEFPLGKMICVTGVSGSGKSTLINETLYPILNAHIYRGVKKPMPYKKIEGLENVDKVIDIDQSPIGRTPRSNPATYTGVFGEIRSLYAKTPEASIRGYKPGRFSFNVKGGRCETCQGGGVRVIEMNFLPDVHVECETCQGKRFNRETLEIRYKGKSISDVLEMTINEAVDFFELIPKIHRKLKTIQDVGLGYITLGQRSTTLSGGEAQRIKLASELSKRDTGNTFYILDEPTTGLHFEDIRVLMEVLNKLTNKGNTVLIIEHNLDVIKLADYIIDVGMEGGKGGGKILVSGTPEKVAKHKTSYTAKFLKKELKK, encoded by the coding sequence TTGAAAGAGCAAGAATATATCGAAGTTTATGGAGCAAGAGCCCATAATTTAAAAAACATTGACGTTAAAATTCCTCGAGAAAAACTAGTTGTAATTACTGGTTTAAGTGGAAGTGGAAAATCATCATTAGCTTTTGATACCATATATGCTGAAGGACAACGAAGATATATAGAAACGTTTTCTGCATATGCTCGCCAATTTTTAGGTGGATTAGAACGTCCAGATGTAGATAAAATAGATGGTTTATCTCCTGTTATTTCTATTGAACAAAAAACAACTAATAAAAGTCCTAGGTCAACAGTTGGAACTATTACAGAAATTTATGACTTTTTACGTTTGTTGTTTTCACGTGCTGCTGATGCATATTCTTTTAACACAGGAGAAAAAATGGTTAGTTATTCTGACGACCAAATAAAAAACTTAATTTTAAAAGATTTCGATGGAAAACGAGTTGCTGTTCTTGCTCCATTAATTAAATCTAGAAAAGGTCATTACCGTGAGTTGTTTGAACAAATATCTAAACAAGGTTTTGTTAAAATTCGAGTTGATGGAGAAATTCGTGAGATTGAGAAAGGAATGAAGCTTGATCGCTATAAAACACACGATATAGAAGTTGTTATAGATAGACTACCCATTAGCAACGCTGCTGAAAAACGCTTAGAAGAAACCATTAAAACCGCTTTATACACTGGCAATAACATATTAATGGTTATTGATATTGACGATGATAAACCTAGATATTTTAGTAGGGAACTAATGTGCCCCACAACTGGTATTGCATATCCAAACCCTGAGCCAAATACATTTTCATTTAACTCACCAAAAGGTGCATGCAACTATTGCAATGGCTTGGGAATAACTAATGAAGTTAATTTTCAAAAAATAATTCCAGATGATAGTATTTCAATTAAAAATGGAGGTATTATTCCTTTAGGAGAACAAAAAAACAGTTGGATTTTTAAACAACTTCAAACCATTGCTGAACGTTATCAATTTAAACTAACTGATCCAATTAATAAAATACCTAAAGAAGCAAAAGGCATTATTTTAAATGGTGGTAAGGAATCATTTACCATTAAATCGAAAGCTGCTGGTGTTACACGAAAATATGAAATAGATTTTGAAGGGATCGTTGCTTTTATTGAAAACCAATATAAGGATACCGACAGTTCCTCTATTAAAAGATGGGCCAAAGGTTTTATGGACGAAGTTTCTTGCTCCGTTTGTGAAGGAAAACGATTAAAAAAAGAAGCTTTACATTTTAAAATTGTTAATAATAACATTAGTGATTTAGCACAAATGGATGTTACTGAACTTGCTAATTGGTTTAAAAACATAGAAAGTGAGTTCAGTGAAAAACAACTAAAAATTGCTTCTGAAATTTTAAAAGAAATCCGAACTCGAATTCAATTTTTATTAGATGTTGGTCTAGATTACTTAACCTTAGATAGAACCTCAAAATCTTTATCTGGTGGTGAAGCGCAACGTATTCGTTTGGCTACACAAATAGGATCTCAATTGGTTGGTGTTTTATATATTTTAGATGAACCTAGTATTGGACTTCATCAACGTGATAATGAAAAACTAATTAACTCATTGATTAAACTTCGTGATGTTGGAAATTCTGTTTTAGTAGTTGAACATGATGAAGATATGATTAAACATGCCGATTTTGTATTTGATATTGGTCCTGGTGCAGGAAGGCATGGTGGAGAAGTTGTAAGTCAAGGTACTTTTGAAGATTTAAAATCTCACAAAACCCTAACTGCTGATTATTTATCTAAAAGAAAAACAATTGAAGTTCCTACTAAAAGAAGAGAAGGGAATGGAAAAACCATAAAATTATCAGGAGCATCTGGAAATAACTTAAAAAATGTTTCTGTTGAATTTCCTTTAGGTAAAATGATTTGTGTTACGGGTGTTTCAGGTAGTGGAAAATCTACTTTAATTAATGAAACATTATACCCAATTTTAAATGCGCATATCTATAGAGGTGTAAAAAAACCTATGCCTTATAAAAAAATTGAAGGGTTAGAAAATGTAGATAAAGTAATTGATATTGATCAATCACCGATAGGTAGAACACCACGTTCAAACCCTGCAACTTATACTGGGGTTTTTGGTGAAATTAGAAGTTTATATGCTAAAACACCTGAAGCATCTATCCGTGGATACAAACCTGGACGATTTAGCTTTAATGTAAAAGGAGGTCGTTGTGAAACTTGTCAAGGTGGAGGTGTTCGTGTTATTGAAATGAACTTTTTACCTGATGTACATGTAGAATGTGAAACCTGCCAAGGAAAACGTTTTAATAGAGAAACTTTGGAGATTAGGTACAAAGGAAAATCTATTTCTGATGTATTAGAAATGACAATTAATGAAGCAGTTGATTTCTTTGAATTAATTCCGAAAATACATCGTAAATTAAAAACTATTCAAGATGTTGGTTTAGGCTACATTACCTTAGGACAACGATCTACCACATTATCAGGTGGAGAAGCACAACGTATAAAACTAGCTTCTGAACTTTCAAAAAGAGATACTGGAAATACTTTTTATATTTTAGATGAACCTACTACCGGTTTACATTTTGAAGATATTCGTGTTTTAATGGAAGTACTCAATAAACTAACCAACAAAGGGAATACGGTTTTAATTATTGAACACAATTTAGACGTAATAAAACTTGCCGACTATATTATTGATGTTGGTATGGAAGGTGGAAAAGGTGGTGGAAAAATATTAGTATCTGGAACTCCAGAAAAAGTAGCTAAACATAAAACGAGTTATACCGCTAAATTTTTAAAGAAAGAACTAAAAAAATAA
- a CDS encoding TrkA family potassium uptake protein — translation MNTIFQSRLYKAVLFSILILLVGVGGYCFLFDYSFVDGLYMTIITITTIGFGEVHPFGTGEKIFTIGLILSSLFIFGYAVSSFSEYLISGQFFHQLKIKKVQKKIEKLKGHTIVCGYGRNGRQAIAKLKSYKKDFVVVEQNQTIIQRLDNDGVLNIEGDATTDETLIKAGILNASNLITALPSDADNLFVVLTAKQLNRKCKIISRASKETSYSKLKIAGADNVIMPDKLGGAHMASLVVTPDVIEFVDRLTIEGDTTANLEEIAINNLPQEYIDKTILDLDLRKQTGCTVIGYRTSEKEYIINPDASVTLKAGANLIVLGRPEQITKLRELF, via the coding sequence ATGAATACGATATTTCAATCACGTTTATATAAAGCTGTTTTATTCTCCATATTAATTTTATTAGTAGGAGTAGGAGGGTATTGTTTTTTGTTTGACTATTCTTTTGTGGATGGTTTGTATATGACAATTATTACTATAACTACTATTGGTTTTGGAGAAGTACATCCGTTTGGAACTGGAGAAAAAATATTTACAATAGGGCTTATTTTATCTAGTTTGTTTATTTTCGGATATGCGGTATCTTCATTTTCAGAATATTTAATAAGTGGCCAGTTTTTTCATCAATTAAAAATTAAAAAAGTGCAAAAAAAAATAGAGAAGTTGAAAGGACATACTATTGTTTGTGGTTATGGCAGAAATGGACGTCAGGCTATAGCTAAATTAAAAAGTTATAAAAAAGATTTTGTAGTAGTTGAGCAAAATCAAACAATAATACAACGATTAGATAACGATGGTGTACTAAATATTGAAGGAGATGCAACAACTGATGAAACTTTGATAAAAGCAGGAATTTTAAATGCTAGTAATTTAATAACAGCTTTACCTTCTGATGCCGATAATTTATTTGTAGTACTTACTGCTAAACAATTAAATAGAAAGTGTAAAATAATAAGTAGAGCTTCTAAAGAAACTTCGTATAGTAAATTAAAAATAGCAGGTGCTGATAATGTTATAATGCCAGATAAGTTAGGGGGTGCCCATATGGCTTCATTGGTAGTAACACCAGATGTGATAGAGTTTGTAGATCGTTTAACTATTGAAGGTGATACGACAGCTAATTTGGAAGAGATAGCAATTAATAATTTGCCACAAGAATATATTGATAAAACTATTTTAGATTTAGATTTAAGAAAGCAAACAGGTTGTACTGTTATAGGGTATAGAACTTCTGAAAAAGAATATATTATTAATCCTGATGCTTCAGTAACACTAAAAGCGGGTGCTAACTTAATTGTTTTAGGAAGGCCAGAACAAATAACAAAATTAAGAGAGTTGTTTTAA
- a CDS encoding tetratricopeptide repeat protein, protein MMEEDILIERYFKGELSEIETKAFEDRLKTDEDFKIKVDFEKELFDSYNEDSWNFSIDENDEVDEIEAFFKGTEAKSFEKTIKEGSDAFKNKKKGKIRPLFFISVAASIALLVGVFRFFNTGSPNSNYGDLYNEYVSQTSLPTFVNRGDNDTEVNLIEAEKSFKNKDYKKALVIFGKSLLQDKNNNSAVYMYKAISHIELKDYISAEKILDSLINSDLIDAQKGYWFKSLSLVKQNKLTEAKEVLHLIIDKAYYNKEKAQELLEQLN, encoded by the coding sequence ATGATGGAAGAAGATATATTAATTGAACGTTATTTTAAAGGCGAACTTTCAGAAATAGAAACAAAGGCTTTTGAGGATAGGCTAAAAACTGACGAAGATTTTAAAATTAAAGTAGATTTTGAAAAAGAGTTGTTTGATTCTTATAATGAAGATTCGTGGAATTTTTCAATAGATGAGAACGATGAGGTTGATGAAATAGAAGCTTTTTTTAAAGGTACTGAAGCTAAGAGTTTCGAAAAAACAATTAAAGAAGGAAGTGATGCTTTTAAAAACAAGAAAAAAGGAAAAATAAGACCATTATTCTTTATTTCAGTAGCAGCAAGTATTGCCTTATTGGTAGGTGTGTTCAGGTTTTTTAATACTGGAAGTCCGAACAGTAATTATGGTGACTTGTATAATGAGTATGTTTCGCAGACATCGCTTCCTACTTTTGTGAATAGAGGAGATAATGATACAGAAGTTAATTTAATTGAAGCAGAAAAGAGTTTTAAAAACAAAGACTATAAAAAAGCATTGGTGATTTTTGGTAAGAGCTTATTACAAGATAAAAACAATAATAGTGCTGTTTATATGTATAAAGCAATATCACATATAGAGTTAAAAGATTATATAAGTGCTGAAAAAATACTTGACAGTTTAATAAATAGCGATTTAATTGATGCTCAAAAAGGATATTGGTTTAAATCACTTTCATTGGTAAAGCAAAACAAGTTAACTGAAGCTAAAGAGGTGCTGCATCTTATTATTGACAAAGCCTATTACAATAAGGAAAAAGCTCAAGAGTTGTTAGAGCAATTGAATTAA
- a CDS encoding sodium:alanine symporter family protein has protein sequence MKKKLLALLMLIMPMLTFAQEKGLAEKINEGFKPVADAWGSIVFYPVKLGGGVEMPLVIIMLLSAGLIFTIIFKFVNIRLFPTSINIVRGKYDDVDHATSGVMAGDPTPGGDAIETIRVEGNEGEVTHFQALTAALSGTVGLGNIAGVAVALSLGGPGATFWMIVAGLLGMSSKFVECTLGVKYRDVGEDGTIYGGPMYYLKKGLADVGKSGLGKVLAVVFAVMVVGGSFGGGNMFQANQAAQQFGSMIGSNDLSTALIFGIIMAVLVAVVIIGGIKRIGNITEKIVPFMVGIYFLAAVIILVANFSKIGDAFGQIFDGAFNAKGISGGLLGVLIIGFQRAAFSNEAGVGSAAIAHSAVKTKYPASEGLVALLEPFIDTVVVCTMTALVIIITNGNGDIMTYGVKSPDGVLATSKAFASVLPWFPYILTIAVVLFAFSTMLSWSYYGLQGWMFLFGRSKASDYAYKILFCLFVIIGSAASLGAVTDFSDAMIFAMAVPNVIGLCFLFPKVREELSKYLKAIGVMKA, from the coding sequence ATGAAGAAAAAACTTCTAGCATTATTAATGTTAATAATGCCAATGTTAACTTTTGCACAAGAGAAAGGACTAGCAGAAAAGATAAATGAAGGTTTTAAACCTGTTGCAGATGCTTGGGGAAGCATTGTTTTTTATCCAGTAAAACTAGGTGGAGGAGTTGAAATGCCTTTGGTTATTATTATGTTACTTTCTGCGGGTTTAATTTTTACGATTATATTCAAGTTTGTAAATATTCGATTATTTCCTACATCAATTAATATAGTAAGAGGGAAGTATGATGATGTTGATCACGCTACTTCTGGTGTTATGGCAGGAGACCCAACTCCAGGAGGTGATGCTATTGAAACTATTAGAGTTGAAGGCAATGAAGGTGAGGTGACCCATTTTCAAGCGTTAACAGCTGCTTTGTCAGGAACTGTTGGTTTAGGTAATATTGCAGGGGTTGCAGTAGCTTTATCATTAGGAGGTCCTGGAGCTACTTTTTGGATGATTGTTGCTGGTTTATTAGGAATGTCGTCAAAGTTTGTAGAGTGTACTTTAGGTGTTAAGTACCGTGATGTAGGTGAAGATGGAACTATTTATGGAGGGCCAATGTATTACCTTAAAAAAGGTTTAGCTGATGTTGGTAAAAGTGGATTAGGTAAAGTGTTAGCTGTGGTATTTGCAGTTATGGTTGTTGGTGGTTCGTTTGGTGGTGGAAATATGTTCCAGGCTAATCAAGCAGCTCAACAATTTGGAAGTATGATTGGATCTAACGATTTATCTACAGCCTTAATTTTTGGTATTATTATGGCAGTTTTAGTAGCTGTAGTAATTATCGGAGGAATTAAAAGAATTGGAAATATTACTGAGAAGATTGTACCTTTTATGGTAGGAATATATTTTTTAGCAGCAGTTATAATTTTAGTTGCTAATTTTTCTAAAATAGGAGATGCTTTCGGTCAAATTTTTGATGGAGCATTTAATGCTAAAGGTATTTCAGGTGGTTTACTTGGAGTGCTAATTATTGGTTTTCAAAGAGCTGCATTTTCAAATGAAGCTGGAGTAGGTTCAGCTGCGATTGCACATTCAGCAGTAAAAACAAAATATCCTGCATCTGAAGGGTTGGTTGCTCTATTAGAGCCTTTTATTGATACTGTGGTGGTTTGTACAATGACAGCATTAGTAATTATTATTACAAACGGAAATGGTGATATAATGACATATGGAGTAAAATCACCTGATGGAGTTTTAGCTACTTCTAAGGCCTTTGCTTCTGTATTACCATGGTTTCCTTATATTTTAACAATAGCAGTTGTGTTATTTGCTTTTTCAACTATGTTGTCTTGGTCATACTATGGGTTACAAGGATGGATGTTCTTATTTGGTCGTTCAAAAGCGTCTGATTATGCATATAAAATCTTATTTTGTTTATTTGTAATTATAGGTTCAGCTGCGAGTTTAGGTGCTGTTACTGATTTTTCTGATGCAATGATATTTGCAATGGCAGTTCCAAATGTGATAGGATTATGCTTCTTGTTCCCTAAAGTTCGTGAAGAGTTATCTAAGTATTTGAAAGCTATCGGAGTTATGAAAGCTTAA
- a CDS encoding SDR family oxidoreductase: MKRVVITGSNGLLGQSLVSLLLNEKDKYKVIGFSRGDNRSGRNDFEYVSIDITDEMLLKEKLKTYTPDVIINTAAMTNVDACEDNKEECDKLNVDVVHFLKEYAEKTNAHLIHLSTDFIFDGEKGYYKETDDPNPLSYYGMSKLKSEELLTSSSVHYTILRTILVYGKVFDMSRSNIVLWVKKSLEEGKEVTIVNDQYRMPTYVEPLALACKLAIDKKAKGVFNVSSKKLLSIYEIAMEIAEVFDLNKNLIKPISTQSLNQKASRPAKTGFDLSKSIEQLNFVPENFKQDLQNFKEKLT, translated from the coding sequence ATGAAAAGAGTTGTGATAACAGGAAGTAATGGTTTACTTGGTCAAAGTTTGGTTAGTTTACTATTAAATGAAAAAGATAAATATAAGGTAATAGGTTTTTCTAGAGGGGATAATAGGAGTGGGAGAAATGATTTTGAATATGTTTCGATTGATATAACAGATGAAATGTTATTGAAAGAAAAACTGAAAACCTATACTCCTGATGTTATTATTAATACTGCAGCAATGACAAATGTTGATGCTTGCGAAGATAATAAAGAAGAATGCGATAAACTTAATGTAGATGTAGTTCATTTTCTTAAAGAATATGCTGAAAAAACGAATGCTCATCTGATTCATTTATCAACAGATTTTATTTTTGATGGTGAAAAAGGATATTATAAAGAAACTGACGACCCAAATCCTTTAAGTTATTATGGAATGTCAAAGCTTAAGTCTGAAGAATTGTTAACTTCTTCATCAGTACATTACACAATTTTACGTACAATTTTGGTGTATGGAAAGGTATTCGATATGTCTAGAAGTAATATTGTGTTATGGGTTAAAAAATCTTTAGAAGAAGGGAAGGAAGTAACTATAGTTAATGATCAATATAGAATGCCAACCTATGTTGAACCTTTGGCGTTGGCTTGCAAATTAGCTATTGATAAAAAAGCAAAAGGAGTATTTAATGTGTCTTCCAAAAAACTATTAAGCATATATGAAATAGCTATGGAGATTGCTGAGGTGTTTGATTTAAACAAAAACTTGATTAAGCCTATTTCAACTCAAAGTTTAAATCAAAAAGCATCAAGACCAGCTAAAACAGGCTTTGATTTAAGTAAGAGTATTGAGCAATTAAACTTTGTACCAGAAAATTTCAAACAAGATTTACAAAACTTTAAAGAAAAATTAACTTAA
- a CDS encoding PspC domain-containing protein: protein MRIIHSTRHFFERNGFYVSSRLADRLGMRAVNVRLFFIYISFVTIGLSFGLYLTLAFLLRLKDMIYTKRTSVFDL, encoded by the coding sequence ATGAGAATAATCCATTCAACACGACATTTTTTTGAGAGAAACGGATTTTATGTATCATCGCGTTTAGCGGATAGATTAGGTATGAGAGCTGTAAATGTTCGATTATTTTTTATTTATATTTCTTTTGTTACTATCGGTCTTTCTTTTGGCTTGTATTTAACTTTAGCGTTCTTGTTAAGGTTAAAAGATATGATTTACACTAAAAGAACTTCGGTTTTTGATTTATAA
- a CDS encoding CHAT domain-containing protein encodes MKTTLLLFLFIFPFQNTISQFNYKEVLARDSLNKIMEEEVDNLLKSIIIKDSTYAQIAHAYSYFFHKKRKNYKLAIKYALIEIKTLEDLNLNSKEYTNALYNLGNFYYISQQYNKAIEYYNKAIKSNAFPKKIAQSYCQIAKYQRIKGDFYMSLQYYFKGLPLLEKFGSKKSIILHYLSLSNTCNKLNTKKSSDINFFYLKKADSILTKLPKSKIKNKMRFDLNNYFAILYTNEYKYNFQKAKNYYLNNLNESFKTGIKRNIAISNLNLGELYLNEKKDSCLYFFKKSIEYDSINKLYIHDTYKNIASFYIYKKDFSGALKNIQKSINYNFKVKENNLIKHLSNNKILNTLDKNTIRNSLKTKTEILIQLYNTTQNKEYLQKAIDNVQLTNKIVNILINYSTEANTKYLWRKEISETFNLGIYSAYLLNDSKLMFELMEKNKAFLLALNINENIKLTNLPDEVSKKNNVFKKDIFQLESETEIHKASKKKDSLFDLKVSYQNFKDSIQKIYPQFSNQNNEIQQVSFNQVKSNLHKNDIKLYYTLNTSNVDANKQSMLGLLIAKNKDIHFKIKNIDSVLLGITEYKKLISKPITQKQELARFKKVSYSLYNQLFPTKEIKDLIKNKNISIVSDVSLENIPFEAFNTSSTGLQYLVNDCNISYTYSSSFSEFNKSRDRKTNKDVVVFAPVNFKNTELLSLENTEKEAAIISNLIDGDSFTNSNATKENFVRKTSNAKIIHLATHATATSNPSIQFFNDNLKLHELYTYKNNADLVVLSACETNIGELKQGEGVLNLARGFFHSGANAVVSSTWKINDASSSYIMKEFYTNLKNKQSKSEALNNAKRTYLKNHSLSEQSPYYWASFVLIGDTSPVFTTNYFYYVGILFIIGLLLFFYFRRRNKSQ; translated from the coding sequence ATGAAAACAACTCTACTTCTTTTTCTTTTTATCTTTCCTTTTCAAAACACCATTTCTCAATTTAATTATAAGGAAGTTTTAGCTAGAGATAGTTTAAACAAAATTATGGAAGAAGAAGTAGATAATTTATTAAAATCTATTATAATAAAAGACTCTACTTATGCACAAATAGCACATGCTTATTCTTATTTTTTTCATAAAAAAAGAAAAAACTATAAACTAGCTATTAAATATGCACTTATTGAAATAAAAACTTTAGAAGATTTAAATCTTAACTCTAAAGAATATACTAATGCATTATATAATTTAGGTAATTTTTATTACATATCACAACAATACAACAAAGCTATTGAATATTATAATAAAGCCATTAAATCAAATGCATTTCCTAAAAAAATTGCTCAATCATACTGCCAAATAGCTAAGTACCAAAGAATAAAAGGAGATTTCTACATGTCTCTTCAATACTATTTTAAAGGTTTACCTTTGTTAGAGAAATTTGGATCTAAAAAAAGTATAATATTACATTATCTATCATTATCTAATACATGCAATAAATTAAATACTAAAAAAAGTTCAGATATTAATTTTTTTTATCTGAAGAAAGCTGATAGTATCCTCACAAAACTACCTAAATCAAAAATAAAAAATAAAATGCGGTTTGATTTAAACAACTATTTCGCTATACTTTATACAAATGAATATAAATATAACTTTCAAAAAGCTAAAAATTATTACTTAAATAACCTAAACGAGAGTTTTAAAACAGGTATTAAAAGAAATATTGCTATTTCTAATTTAAACTTAGGAGAACTTTATTTAAACGAAAAAAAAGATAGCTGTCTTTATTTTTTTAAAAAAAGTATAGAATATGATTCTATTAATAAACTATACATACATGATACCTATAAAAATATAGCTTCTTTTTACATCTATAAAAAAGATTTTTCAGGAGCATTAAAAAACATACAAAAATCAATAAACTATAATTTTAAAGTAAAGGAGAACAACTTAATAAAACATCTAAGTAATAATAAAATATTAAACACTTTAGATAAAAACACAATTCGAAATTCTTTAAAAACCAAAACAGAAATTCTTATACAGCTTTATAATACTACTCAAAATAAAGAATATTTACAAAAAGCAATTGACAATGTACAACTCACCAATAAAATAGTAAACATTCTCATTAATTATAGTACAGAAGCTAACACAAAATACTTGTGGCGAAAAGAAATTTCAGAAACATTTAATTTAGGTATTTATTCAGCTTATTTATTAAACGATTCAAAATTAATGTTTGAGTTAATGGAAAAAAATAAAGCTTTTTTATTAGCGTTAAATATTAATGAAAATATAAAACTCACCAATTTACCTGATGAAGTTTCAAAAAAAAATAACGTATTTAAAAAAGATATTTTTCAGTTAGAAAGTGAAACAGAAATACATAAAGCTTCAAAGAAAAAAGATTCTTTATTTGATTTAAAAGTAAGCTACCAAAACTTTAAAGACTCTATTCAAAAAATATACCCGCAGTTTAGTAATCAAAACAACGAAATTCAACAAGTTTCTTTTAATCAAGTAAAAAGTAACTTACATAAAAACGATATTAAACTATACTATACACTAAATACTAGTAACGTAGATGCTAATAAGCAATCAATGTTAGGGCTACTAATTGCTAAGAACAAGGATATTCATTTTAAAATAAAAAATATTGATAGCGTTTTATTAGGGATTACTGAATACAAAAAACTAATTTCAAAACCAATTACTCAAAAACAAGAGTTAGCACGTTTTAAAAAGGTTTCGTATTCACTCTATAACCAGTTATTTCCTACTAAAGAAATTAAAGATCTTATTAAAAATAAAAATATTAGTATTGTTAGTGATGTTTCTCTAGAAAACATTCCTTTTGAAGCTTTTAATACTAGTAGCACTGGTTTACAGTATTTAGTAAACGATTGTAATATTAGCTATACTTACTCTAGCTCATTTTCTGAGTTTAATAAAAGTAGAGATAGAAAAACAAATAAAGACGTTGTTGTTTTCGCTCCTGTTAATTTTAAAAACACCGAATTATTATCTTTAGAGAATACAGAAAAAGAAGCTGCTATTATTTCAAATTTAATAGACGGAGATAGTTTTACAAACAGTAATGCTACAAAAGAAAATTTTGTTCGTAAAACGAGTAATGCTAAAATCATCCATTTAGCAACACATGCTACTGCTACTAGCAATCCGAGCATTCAGTTTTTTAATGATAATTTAAAGTTACACGAACTCTACACCTACAAAAACAACGCTGATTTAGTTGTTTTAAGTGCCTGTGAAACCAATATTGGAGAGTTAAAACAAGGTGAAGGTGTTTTAAACTTAGCTAGAGGTTTCTTTCATTCTGGAGCTAATGCCGTGGTTTCTTCTACTTGGAAAATTAATGACGCTAGCTCTTCATACATCATGAAAGAGTTTTATACAAATTTAAAAAACAAACAATCAAAGTCTGAAGCGCTTAATAATGCGAAACGTACCTACTTAAAAAATCATAGCCTATCAGAACAGTCTCCTTATTATTGGGCTTCATTTGTATTAATTGGTGATACTTCTCCTGTTTTTACTACTAATTATTTTTATTATGTAGGTATTCTTTTTATTATTGGTTTATTGTTGTTTTTCTATTTTAGGAGAAGAAATAAATCACAATAA
- a CDS encoding RNA polymerase sigma factor — MEGKFFLEAIEKNDSSVIKTIYEQSFYGIKQFVLQNKGNSEDAEDVFQKALLQIAVRLKKEKFEIKSSFEGFLYTVCRNLWRRELNKRKNRVTNNEVIEQVSEERDTALSYLEIKKQELFVEKLGMLSENCRNILNLFFAKVPYAEILATTEYNSETVIRQRVFKCKKKLTELIRGDVRYMKLKVV, encoded by the coding sequence ATGGAAGGAAAGTTTTTTTTAGAAGCTATAGAAAAGAATGATTCAAGTGTTATAAAAACAATTTATGAACAGAGTTTTTATGGTATAAAGCAATTTGTTCTTCAAAACAAAGGAAATAGTGAAGATGCTGAGGATGTTTTTCAAAAAGCTTTACTACAAATAGCGGTTAGATTAAAAAAAGAAAAATTTGAAATAAAGTCAAGTTTTGAAGGGTTTCTGTATACTGTTTGTAGAAATTTATGGCGTAGAGAATTAAATAAAAGAAAAAATAGGGTAACAAATAATGAGGTTATTGAACAGGTAAGTGAAGAGAGGGATACTGCCTTGTCGTATTTGGAAATTAAAAAACAAGAATTGTTTGTAGAAAAATTAGGAATGTTGTCTGAAAATTGTAGAAATATTTTAAATCTTTTTTTTGCTAAAGTGCCCTATGCAGAAATTTTAGCAACTACTGAATATAACTCTGAAACAGTTATACGACAGCGAGTTTTTAAGTGTAAAAAGAAACTGACTGAACTTATTAGGGGAGATGTGAGGTATATGAAATTAAAAGTGGTATGA